The DNA sequence TCATGATCGCCGGTCATGAACTGCCGATGCGGCCCAGCATCGGACTGGCGATCGCCGGGGCAGGTGAGCCGGCGCTGAGCGCCGACGAGGTGATGACGCGCGCCGACACGGCGATGTATGCGGCCAAGCGTAGCGGCAACCGCGGCGTGCTGACCTATGACCCGCAGATGCAGCTCAGCGCGGAGGCCGACGACGGGCAGATGTTCGTCCCCGCAGAGTCGGAATCCGTTGGAGTGGAGGCGATTGCGTTGCTGGGCGACTTTCGTGGCGCGCTCACCAATGCCGAGTTGGCCCTGGTCTATCAGCCCAAGTTCGATCTGCTCACCGAGCGCGTCGTCGGGGTGGAGGCATTGTTGCGCTGGAACCGGCCCGATGGCCGGGTGGTGACGCCGAAGGACTTCCTGCCGTTGGTCCACCGGCATGGACTCACCGCTCCGGTCACCGAGTTCGTGCTCAACCGCGCCCTCGACGACATGGTGTCCTGGCATGCGGCGTCGTTCGACATTCCGGTGTCGGTGAATCTGTTCGCCGCCTCGATGGCCAACCGGGGGATCCCGGCCCGGCTCACCGCAGCGCTGTCCGAGCGTGGCCTGGCTCCGGACACTTTGACGGTGGAAGTCACCGAGGACGTGTTCCTCGACAATGTCGAACGGACGCGTGCAGTGCTGGAAGATCTGCGCCGCAACGGTATTCGGATTGCAATCGACAACTTCGCCAGTGGTGACTCGGTGCTGCCGCTGTTGCGGGAGCTGCCGATCGACGAGGTCAAGCTCAATCGGCACTTCATCGCGCCGGTCGTGGACGACCCGCGGGCGGCGACGGTGGTACGTGCGCTGTTGGGCCTGGCCGACGGGCTGGGCCTGGCCGCGGTGGCCGAAGGGGTGGAGGACGCCGAGACCGAGACATGGCTTCGCGGCAATGGGTGCCGCCTGGCGCAGGGGCACTTCCTGAGCCCGCCATTGAGCACCCACGAGTTGCTGACATTGCTGAATCGGCGCGCCGCAGAGTGTGGCGAGACGCATACCGGCAGGGGTGTGCTCGGATAAACTTCTGCCGTCGTCTCACCCGCGGCGGCCTAGGGGAGGGGGGCGGTGTTGTGCCCAGGGCTGCGCATGTAGCTGCCTTCTCCGGTGCGATGTTCCTCGCGTTCGTCGGCTGGATTCTCAGCGGGGTGTCCCAGGGCAAGCAGCTATCCGCCATCGATGACCTCGTCCTGCTCATCGTGACCATTCCGGCCGCCGTGTTCGCCGCGATCGCGGCGCGCTCGGCGCGCGGCCGCCTGCGGATGGCGTGGGTGGCAATGACGGTGGCATTGGTGGCGTGGGGGATCGGCGAGGCGATCTGGACCTACTACGAACTTGTCCTCAACGAGGTGCCCTATCCGTCGGTGGCCGACGCCGCCTACCTGATGTTTCCGGTCGGGGCCTGCGCGGGATTGCTGTTGTTCCCCAGCGAACACGGCGGGCCGTTTCGCGGTCGGGTCTTCCTCGACGGACTGATCGTGGCCGGCTCGCTGTTTCTGGTCAGCTGGGTGACGATCCTGCAGCCGCTCTATGCTGCCGGCGGCACCGACCAAGTGGCGTTCGCGGTATCGCTGGCTTACCCGGTCTCCGATGTCGTCGTCCTGACGCTGGCTGCGGTCGTGCTGGTCCGTACCGGGCCGGAGCACCGGTTGACGTTGACCCTGCTCACCGTCGGGCTGGCGTGTATTGCGTTGTCGGACAGCTTGTTCACCTATCTCACCGCGAAGGACGAGTACGCCAGCGGGGATGTGATCGACATCGGGTGGGCGGCCGGCCTCCTGTTGATCGCGGTGGCCGCGGCGGCGAGCGGGCAGAGCACCCACGAGCCCACCGAAGCGCCGGAACTGCCGGGGTGGGCCTCGATCTGGTTGCCGTATGCGCCGCTGCTGCTCGCCGGCATCATCGCTGCCGCGCAGCCGGTACCGCTGCTGAAAACATCGCCGGTGGAGGTGGTGGCGGTACTGCTGGTGATCGCGGTGCTGGCCCGCCAGTTCCTGGCGGTCAGGGAGAACCGGCGCCTGCTGGCCACCGTCGCCCAGCAGGCCATGCGGGATCCGCTGACCGGTCTGGCCAACCGCGCGCTGTTCAGCGAGCGTCTCGACCACGCCATGCAACTTCGCCAGCGCGACGGGACCACCGTCAGCGTCGTGGCGGTGGACCTCAACGATTTCAAGCTGGTCAACGACAACCTCGGGCATCCCGTCGGGGACGATCTGCTGATCGGGGTGTCCAATCGGCTGATGAACTCGATCAGGGCCGGCGATACCGCCGCCCGCATCGGTGGCGACGAGTTCTCGGTCCTGGTCGAAGGTAGTGCCGACGCCGCGCATCTGGTTGCCCACCGGGTGGCGGAGTCCTTCGATCTGCCGTTCCGCATCGCCGATCACGAACTCCTGATGCGTCCCAGCATCGGCCTGGCGATCGCCGAACCTGACGAAGCCGCCCTCACCGCCGACGACCTGTTGATCCGCGCGGA is a window from the Mycolicibacterium anyangense genome containing:
- a CDS encoding putative bifunctional diguanylate cyclase/phosphodiesterase → MPRAAHVAAFSGAMFLAFVGWILSGVSQGKQLSAIDDLVLLIVTIPAAVFAAIAARSARGRLRMAWVAMTVALVAWGIGEAIWTYYELVLNEVPYPSVADAAYLMFPVGACAGLLLFPSEHGGPFRGRVFLDGLIVAGSLFLVSWVTILQPLYAAGGTDQVAFAVSLAYPVSDVVVLTLAAVVLVRTGPEHRLTLTLLTVGLACIALSDSLFTYLTAKDEYASGDVIDIGWAAGLLLIAVAAAASGQSTHEPTEAPELPGWASIWLPYAPLLLAGIIAAAQPVPLLKTSPVEVVAVLLVIAVLARQFLAVRENRRLLATVAQQAMRDPLTGLANRALFSERLDHAMQLRQRDGTTVSVVAVDLNDFKLVNDNLGHPVGDDLLIGVSNRLMNSIRAGDTAARIGGDEFSVLVEGSADAAHLVAHRVAESFDLPFRIADHELLMRPSIGLAIAEPDEAALTADDLLIRADAAMYAAKRARLHGVQTYHPEMQLTALADVFAQPAATSEPGGVAAIQLLGDLRRAIADGILTLVYQPKFDLISARIVSVEALLRWPRPDGPVLTPEEFLPLVRRHGLMGTITDFVLNRALDDARAWRAASVGLPIAVNLFAPSLANLGIPATIDRALAERGLPPEALTVEITEDLFLDNLERTQNVLETLRHNGIRIAIDDFGSGYSALSYLRDLPIDEVKLDRTFIAPILVDQRAAAVVRAVISLADELGLTTVAEGIENAETVAWLRDHGCRIGQGFYLSPPVDAATLVALVAGTSPSGSGTLDS